One stretch of Croceibacterium atlanticum DNA includes these proteins:
- a CDS encoding serine hydrolase domain-containing protein, with product MRRSVKLLPFTAACCLLCAGVAPVSARDLPRIEPVQAGISAERLDLLDKAIARTAAERNIPGGVVLIARKGGVAHLSSFGLADRATQRPMRPDDIFRIYSMTKPVVSVALLTLYEEGKFQLNDPLELYIPEFSNLKVFAGVDEDGNMILEEPKRKPTIHDAFRHTLGIGAGGGPAPVAQLYTDRKIWVNAMTSLSQQMQLLGEVPLLYHPGEQWLYGYGHDVQAYLVEYFSGMPVDEYLEKRIFTPLQMVDTAYGVPAEKRGRVAALHDVPEGPPPFPPVDMRPSTYERFAEHPFGTLGLWSTAMDYARFAQMLLNRGELEGVRILGKKTVELMTANNLPPAIGNLGEAQGTPGTGYGLGVSVQLDVAADGNLSSPGAFGWSGAATTHFIVDPAEEMVAILMTQKAPYDERMLREFQTLAYQAIAE from the coding sequence ATGAGAAGGTCTGTAAAACTGCTGCCTTTTACCGCCGCCTGTTGCCTGCTTTGCGCAGGCGTTGCGCCTGTTTCCGCACGGGATCTGCCCAGGATAGAGCCGGTGCAGGCCGGCATTTCCGCCGAACGGCTGGACCTGCTCGATAAAGCGATCGCCAGGACCGCGGCTGAACGGAATATTCCCGGCGGGGTCGTGCTGATCGCACGGAAGGGCGGTGTCGCCCATTTGTCCAGCTTCGGACTGGCCGATCGTGCCACCCAGCGGCCCATGCGCCCCGACGATATTTTCCGTATCTATTCCATGACGAAGCCCGTTGTCAGCGTCGCGCTTCTGACACTGTATGAAGAAGGCAAGTTCCAGCTGAACGACCCGCTGGAGCTTTATATTCCGGAGTTCAGCAATCTGAAGGTCTTCGCCGGAGTCGACGAAGACGGGAACATGATTCTGGAAGAGCCGAAGCGCAAACCGACCATTCACGATGCTTTCCGCCACACTCTCGGCATAGGTGCGGGCGGTGGCCCCGCGCCCGTCGCGCAGCTTTATACCGACCGCAAGATCTGGGTGAATGCGATGACATCACTCAGCCAGCAGATGCAGCTGCTTGGCGAGGTTCCGCTGTTATACCACCCTGGAGAACAATGGCTGTATGGCTACGGCCACGACGTACAGGCTTATCTGGTCGAATATTTTTCGGGAATGCCGGTCGACGAATATCTGGAGAAGCGGATTTTCACGCCGCTGCAGATGGTCGATACGGCCTATGGCGTCCCGGCGGAAAAGCGTGGCCGCGTGGCAGCGTTGCACGATGTCCCCGAAGGGCCGCCGCCCTTTCCTCCCGTCGACATGCGGCCTTCGACCTATGAACGTTTCGCCGAACATCCATTCGGCACGCTCGGGCTATGGTCCACGGCGATGGATTATGCGCGTTTCGCGCAAATGCTGCTGAACCGGGGCGAGCTCGAAGGGGTGCGGATCCTCGGCAAGAAGACCGTTGAACTGATGACGGCGAACAACCTCCCACCCGCTATCGGGAATCTGGGGGAGGCACAGGGAACGCCCGGAACGGGATATGGGCTGGGCGTTTCGGTGCAGCTCGACGTTGCGGCCGACGGCAATCTTTCGTCTCCGGGTGCCTTTGGCTGGAGCGGGGCTGCGACGACGCATTTCATCGTCGACCCGGCCGAAGAGATGGTGGCGATCCTGATGACGCAGAAGGCGCCGTATGACGAGCGGATGCTGCGCGAATTCCAGACGCTTGCCTACCAGGCCATTGCCGAATGA
- a CDS encoding TonB-dependent receptor yields MKLRTGHAFFGSASQIAAAAVMLSGAAANAQVAPETQSVAEPLPAERQADARAAEANQPGPGNSPTVGAGNEIVVTAQFREQNLQDTPLAITAVSAAMLEARSQTDLSQVARQAPNVSLAPAGQSFGASMIASIRGVGQGDFNPALEPGVGIYVDDVYYATLTGSVLDLLDLERVEVLRGPQGTLSGRNSIGGAIKLFSKRPTGDNTGYVAATYGIRNRLDIRASGDFGLAEGVDMRLSGVSKRQKGYVERRDFGCDYPAGDDPAINPADGIPRVVPFESDCVIAREGEIDYSAVRGQLRLRPTSSLDINIIADYTYDDRASTPSVIIPFRDENGDLVSPNVPYTASINPFEAPIALDSRFLCGRYCNYSTFNHVATDSYAPFQTSGRFMFEGWGVSGQLEWDLAPSLQLVSITAYRTYSSEFSNDSDLTPLAQHLGLSILDFDFFSQELRLNGAFGANDEVEYTLGGYYSDQKSIYTARQEFRDSLGAFYQRDPVPAESKAVFAHVAWSPLADLTVSAGLRYTDESKSYTFVRLTPEGDPHPILRALNGVTGDYQTDRFDYRLNAQYRWSDNVMTYAQLSTGYKGGGINPRPFFAPQARSFGPEELTSYEAGLKTDWFNRALRINIAAFLSKYDGIQLTLSDCPGLGVPARPCAQPANAGDADVQGFEVEASLAPFEGTLIDMAVSHLDFDYTYINPSAGGPTSPTGPQYGDTRPYTPSWKWSIGAQHRFELGDAGSLTPRVDASYQSDIFTGANNVYNTIDAYTLVNARLTWRNRDEDLEVSAELTNLFDKYYFLTRGAATTLGSTFITGQPGRPREWAVSVKKKF; encoded by the coding sequence ATGAAACTGAGAACGGGACATGCATTCTTCGGTTCGGCCAGCCAGATCGCGGCGGCCGCCGTCATGTTGTCTGGCGCAGCGGCAAATGCCCAGGTAGCACCGGAAACGCAGAGCGTTGCGGAGCCGCTGCCAGCCGAAAGGCAGGCCGATGCGCGGGCGGCGGAGGCAAACCAGCCTGGCCCCGGAAATTCACCGACCGTTGGTGCCGGTAACGAGATCGTGGTCACCGCCCAGTTCCGCGAACAGAACCTGCAGGACACGCCATTGGCGATCACTGCCGTTTCGGCGGCCATGCTGGAAGCACGCAGCCAGACCGACCTTTCGCAGGTTGCGCGGCAGGCGCCGAATGTCAGCCTGGCTCCGGCCGGGCAATCCTTCGGTGCGTCCATGATCGCGTCGATCCGCGGTGTGGGGCAAGGGGACTTCAACCCGGCTCTGGAACCGGGGGTCGGGATCTATGTGGACGATGTCTATTACGCCACGCTCACGGGCTCCGTTCTCGACCTGCTGGATCTGGAACGTGTGGAGGTGTTGAGAGGGCCGCAAGGCACGCTGTCCGGCCGCAATTCCATCGGTGGCGCCATCAAGCTATTTTCCAAACGCCCCACTGGAGACAACACCGGATATGTCGCCGCGACATACGGCATCAGAAACCGCCTGGATATCCGCGCGAGTGGCGATTTCGGCCTGGCGGAAGGGGTCGACATGCGCTTGTCCGGTGTCTCAAAACGGCAGAAAGGCTATGTGGAGCGTCGCGATTTCGGATGCGATTATCCGGCCGGGGATGATCCTGCCATCAACCCGGCGGACGGAATACCGCGTGTCGTTCCATTTGAAAGCGATTGCGTCATCGCGCGGGAAGGGGAAATCGATTATTCGGCCGTGCGCGGCCAATTGCGGCTCCGCCCGACATCCTCGTTAGATATCAATATTATCGCGGACTACACATATGATGATCGCGCCTCCACGCCCAGCGTGATCATCCCCTTCCGGGACGAGAATGGCGATCTTGTCAGCCCGAATGTGCCCTACACGGCCAGCATCAATCCGTTCGAGGCGCCGATCGCATTGGACTCGCGCTTTCTGTGTGGCCGCTATTGCAATTATTCGACATTCAATCATGTCGCGACGGATTCCTATGCGCCATTCCAGACGTCCGGCCGTTTCATGTTTGAAGGATGGGGCGTGTCGGGCCAACTGGAATGGGATCTCGCTCCCAGCCTGCAACTTGTCTCGATCACCGCCTATCGGACTTACAGCTCGGAATTCAGCAATGACAGCGACCTTACGCCGCTGGCACAGCATCTTGGCCTGAGCATCCTCGACTTCGACTTCTTCAGCCAGGAACTGCGGCTTAACGGTGCCTTCGGGGCAAATGACGAGGTCGAATATACGCTTGGCGGATATTACAGCGATCAGAAATCGATCTATACCGCGCGGCAGGAGTTCCGCGACAGTCTGGGCGCATTCTATCAGCGCGACCCGGTCCCGGCGGAAAGCAAGGCGGTTTTCGCGCATGTCGCCTGGTCGCCCCTTGCAGACCTGACTGTCAGCGCCGGCCTGCGCTATACGGATGAATCCAAGAGCTACACTTTCGTCCGCCTGACACCGGAAGGGGATCCGCATCCGATCCTCAGGGCGTTGAACGGCGTGACCGGCGATTACCAGACCGACCGCTTCGATTATCGCCTCAATGCGCAATATCGCTGGTCGGACAACGTCATGACCTATGCTCAGCTGTCGACCGGCTACAAGGGCGGCGGCATCAATCCACGGCCCTTCTTCGCGCCCCAGGCCCGGTCATTCGGTCCGGAAGAGCTCACCTCCTACGAAGCAGGGCTGAAGACGGACTGGTTCAACCGTGCATTGCGCATCAATATCGCGGCCTTTCTCAGCAAGTATGACGGCATCCAGCTCACGCTGAGCGATTGTCCGGGGCTGGGCGTACCGGCCAGGCCATGTGCACAGCCGGCAAATGCCGGTGATGCCGATGTGCAGGGTTTCGAGGTGGAAGCGTCACTCGCTCCGTTCGAGGGCACGCTGATCGACATGGCGGTCAGCCATCTGGACTTTGACTATACATATATAAACCCTTCTGCCGGTGGGCCGACCAGCCCGACGGGGCCGCAATATGGTGATACGCGGCCATACACGCCGAGCTGGAAATGGAGCATAGGGGCGCAGCACAGGTTCGAACTGGGCGACGCCGGTTCCCTGACACCACGCGTCGATGCATCGTACCAGAGCGACATCTTCACCGGCGCGAACAATGTTTACAACACGATCGACGCCTATACGCTGGTGAATGCGCGCCTGACCTGGCGCAATCGGGATGAAGATCTGGAAGTGTCGGCGGAGCTGACAAATTTATTCGATAAATATTACTTCCTGACCCGCGGTGCCGCCACTACGCTGGGATCCACCTTTATCACAGGCCAGCCGGGACGGCCGAGGGAATGGGCTGTAAGTGTAAAGAAGAAGTTCTGA
- a CDS encoding DUF6152 family protein, whose amino-acid sequence MFRKLVATASAFAILAPCAAYAHHSFAAFFKADKIVEVKGKVTSFRFQNPHGTIVVEVPSDDGEVQEWRVETNAPVVLMRRGWSRTSLKAGDVVTIDGWQARDGKRYLRLRQAFDGNGNRIGSAPFDTSG is encoded by the coding sequence ATGTTCAGAAAGCTTGTCGCAACTGCTTCGGCATTCGCGATCCTGGCGCCCTGCGCCGCCTACGCCCATCACTCGTTTGCGGCTTTCTTCAAGGCGGACAAAATCGTGGAGGTGAAGGGCAAGGTCACGTCCTTCCGGTTTCAGAATCCCCATGGCACGATCGTGGTGGAGGTGCCGTCCGACGATGGCGAGGTCCAGGAGTGGCGTGTTGAAACAAATGCACCTGTCGTGCTGATGCGTCGCGGCTGGTCCCGCACCAGCCTGAAGGCCGGTGATGTGGTAACGATTGACGGTTGGCAGGCGCGCGACGGCAAACGCTATCTGCGCCTGCGCCAGGCATTCGACGGAAATGGCAATCGTATCGGCAGCGCGCCTTTCGACACGTCCGGCTGA
- a CDS encoding DUF6692 family protein — MKLSLTLAALTLPLAACNQNTAIGNDREAELAPEPLAAPVEDAASALQNVATAIIKPETMSEADIRALGGKNGRCEVILTEVAFPSFIYEPGGKGTIKLNGKLIPLQAAGKSSFASGDLSVRLNLLDEEGNAGSQGMEMIVVPPGAKDEIGYHGYVRCH, encoded by the coding sequence ATGAAATTATCGCTGACCCTGGCCGCACTCACACTGCCGCTGGCGGCCTGCAACCAGAATACGGCTATCGGCAATGACCGGGAAGCCGAACTGGCCCCCGAGCCGCTGGCGGCCCCAGTCGAAGACGCGGCAAGCGCTTTGCAGAATGTCGCCACCGCCATTATCAAGCCGGAGACAATGAGCGAGGCGGATATACGCGCCCTGGGCGGAAAGAATGGCCGCTGCGAAGTGATCCTGACCGAAGTGGCCTTCCCTTCCTTCATCTACGAACCCGGCGGCAAGGGCACGATCAAACTGAATGGCAAGCTCATCCCGCTACAGGCAGCAGGGAAGAGTAGCTTTGCCTCCGGCGATCTCAGCGTCCGGCTCAACCTTCTCGACGAAGAAGGAAACGCTGGCAGCCAGGGCATGGAAATGATCGTGGTGCCTCCCGGCGCAAAGGACGAAATCGGCTATCACGGCTATGTCCGCTGCCACTGA
- a CDS encoding DUF305 domain-containing protein — MADRQDRMAGEGPYWKFMAMIATSTVVMFFLMYLNTFSIDHVFWSETRFWMAFVMGAAMMVVMLLFMWGMYRNRRKNFLILGIAAAVFAGALWLVRSQTTVTGVEYMQAMIPHHSIAIMTSERAQIRDPRVRKLAHDIIVAQRREIAQMKYLIADIKANGVRSSKDLPQEMAQ, encoded by the coding sequence ATGGCCGATCGCCAGGACAGGATGGCCGGCGAAGGCCCCTATTGGAAGTTCATGGCCATGATCGCAACCAGCACCGTGGTCATGTTCTTCCTGATGTATCTGAACACTTTCAGTATCGATCATGTTTTCTGGAGCGAAACACGCTTCTGGATGGCCTTCGTGATGGGGGCCGCCATGATGGTGGTGATGCTGCTTTTCATGTGGGGCATGTATCGCAATCGACGGAAGAACTTCCTGATCCTCGGCATTGCGGCGGCAGTGTTTGCCGGGGCTTTGTGGCTGGTGCGGAGCCAGACCACGGTCACCGGCGTGGAATATATGCAGGCCATGATCCCGCATCATTCAATCGCGATCATGACCAGCGAACGCGCCCAGATCCGCGATCCACGCGTGCGCAAACTGGCGCATGACATCATCGTGGCCCAGCGCCGTGAAATCGCACAGATGAAATATCTGATCGCCGACATCAAAGCCAATGGCGTGCGCAGCAGCAAGGATTTGCCGCAGGAGATGGCGCAATGA